The Pan paniscus chromosome 1, NHGRI_mPanPan1-v2.0_pri, whole genome shotgun sequence genome has a segment encoding these proteins:
- the BOLA1 gene encoding bolA-like protein 1, with product MLSGRLVLGLVSMAGRVCLCQGSAGSGAIGPVEAAIRTKLEEALSPEVLELRNESGGHAVPPGSETHFRVAVVSSRFEGLSPLQRHRLVHAALAEELAGPVHALAIQARTPAQWRENSQLDTSPPCLGGNKKTLGTP from the coding sequence ATGCTGAGTGGGCGGCTGGTCCTGGGTCTGGTCTCCATGGCTGGCCGCGTTTGTTTGTGCCAGGGCAGCGCGGGATCCGGGGCCATCGGTCCGGTGGAGGCCGCCATTCGCACGAAGttggaggaggccctgagccccGAGGTGCTAGAGCTTCGCAACGAGAGCGGTGGCCACGCGGTCCCGCCTGGCAGTGAGACTCACTTCCGCGTGGCTGTGGTGAGCTCTCGTTTCGAGGGACTGAGCCCCCTACAACGACACCGGCTGGTCCACGCAGCGCTGGCCGAGGAGCTGGCAGGTCCGGTCCATGCGCTGGCCATCCAGGCACGGACCCCCGCCCAGTGGAGAGAGAACTCTCAGCTGGACACTAGCCCCCCATGCCTGGGTGGGAACAAGAAAACTCTAGGAACCCCCTGA